One Polaribacter sp. KT25b DNA segment encodes these proteins:
- a CDS encoding alpha/beta hydrolase-fold protein, translating to MKTYCIFFFLIVVKYSALAQEYSSYKQPFQLNLYSETLNDSVSLEITLPKGIKNNTDAEYPIIYLLDKQNQNNYKYNLNTIDYLTSLLWMPEAIVVGITFPWKKRNKWTNPNISGGKADDFIIFLEKELNNELKKNYSISNFNLLIGHSRTAIFSSYALSKSPDFFNGAIANSVSNFDFGDKQQQAQFEFFLNKIPSIPHKYFYYFSVGEQSYGDLHETAVDTLNSYLISKDLPKNLEWRYYKYKVTHNLTPGLTASRALSEIFKDYGRRIDICFNLAKASKNKVPWNGFQELYSSLSSELGFKILPSELFYNSIASEYYNDYDNIYGTKKLNFTLEVLVKAIEKYPKDFSYFSWIGEIYMTQKDYEKGLLFLNKSIELINNDKSISKSDRISYIEEIEALKN from the coding sequence ATGAAAACATATTGCATATTCTTTTTTTTAATAGTTGTCAAATATTCGGCATTAGCCCAAGAATATTCCTCTTACAAACAACCATTTCAATTAAATTTATATTCTGAAACATTAAACGATTCTGTAAGTCTGGAAATAACCTTGCCTAAAGGGATTAAGAATAATACAGACGCTGAATATCCAATTATTTATTTATTAGATAAGCAAAATCAAAATAACTATAAATACAATCTCAATACAATTGATTATTTAACCAGTTTACTATGGATGCCAGAAGCCATCGTTGTTGGCATTACTTTTCCTTGGAAAAAAAGAAACAAATGGACAAATCCAAATATTTCCGGTGGTAAAGCCGATGATTTTATAATCTTTTTAGAGAAAGAGTTAAATAATGAATTAAAAAAGAATTACTCTATCTCAAACTTTAATTTATTGATAGGACATTCTCGAACAGCTATTTTTTCTTCTTACGCTCTATCAAAAAGCCCAGATTTTTTCAACGGTGCAATAGCAAACAGTGTGTCTAATTTCGACTTTGGAGATAAACAGCAGCAAGCCCAATTTGAATTTTTCTTAAACAAGATTCCTTCGATTCCCCATAAATACTTTTACTATTTTTCGGTAGGAGAACAATCGTATGGAGATTTACATGAAACAGCTGTAGATACTTTAAATTCCTATTTAATTTCAAAAGATTTACCTAAAAACTTAGAATGGAGATATTACAAATATAAAGTAACACATAATCTTACACCAGGTTTAACTGCAAGTAGAGCACTAAGTGAAATTTTTAAAGATTATGGCAGAAGAATAGACATCTGTTTTAATCTTGCAAAAGCATCAAAAAATAAGGTACCATGGAATGGTTTTCAAGAATTATATTCATCTTTATCATCTGAACTGGGTTTTAAAATACTACCGTCTGAATTATTCTATAATAGCATTGCTTCCGAGTACTACAATGATTATGACAATATATATGGTACAAAGAAACTAAATTTCACACTGGAAGTTTTAGTTAAAGCAATAGAAAAATATCCTAAAGATTTTAGCTATTTCAGTTGGATAGGAGAAATCTATATGACTCAAAAAGATTATGAAAAAGGACTTCTGTTTCTTAATAAATCGATTGAGCTCATTAATAATGATAAATCTATCTCGAAATCTGACCGAATAAGTTACATTGAAGAAATTGAAGCGTTAAAAAATTAA
- a CDS encoding MBL fold metallo-hydrolase, producing the protein MTKHLALLLFFLGTQLFAQENNNHLSATIIGSGSPKFNTERCGPSVLITYKNTQILVDMGNGTQANLNKINSKIKDIDGLLFTHHHLDHNEEFAPIFIQSLLGGNKTIIAGPKQTTSLIDNTIENYREDIDYRLSKSGRSLTDVKSNFTAKNLTGNTIFYIGEIKITYTPVNHTIATLAYRFDVENESIVISGDLTYSESLPILAKNADYLIMDSGGAIEVGSKRNVIKNNNNRNNSRAKEKAHVNLAESSQMAKEANVKNLVLTHFNFTNVDEEATSAEIRKNYNGTILYGEDLMSITLNQNIITNKHSNLKNSSALVNTGVQNYYSNTKKNSKPTVAQLNKQPKKNKKSQQTEQRETKPSNYISQYANVPEGGVVTSGELPDLNAFSANGNSLKIKELSKGKYTVLAMGCLTCPEFHKAYTGIEALNVDYAPKDVQFFFVYKSLRHPELDGYVEAQNISERLLMVKEVKKKLGTKVPWIVDAMDDNIRIALNSGSQSVYLISPEGKIVKGWGKLKEQELRQMLSDKVGAASTLTTIKDLDLPVIKRYEKRLNEETNTTIYRPEGLNILSIVPKKPEDTYYVKLRAEADRNLIETGNGKLALGFFPDPILDAHWNNLTPPMKYVLELPEGVTASPQEASAEKGPGDSDTEPRQFWVDIKGASPADQIELTLHYYGCTSNMCMALTHKYTINITPEDNGSRTFGFNKGKHNNNNNNNNNSQKAKNSGPSFERMLANMDTNHDGKVSKSEAKGKLKENFNKRDKNKDGYITEDELARRNR; encoded by the coding sequence ATGACAAAACACTTAGCTTTACTACTATTTTTTTTAGGAACACAATTGTTCGCTCAAGAAAATAATAACCATTTATCTGCAACAATAATTGGCTCAGGCTCACCTAAATTTAATACAGAACGATGTGGTCCTTCTGTATTAATCACTTACAAAAACACTCAAATTTTGGTTGATATGGGCAATGGTACACAAGCCAATTTAAACAAAATTAACTCGAAAATTAAAGACATTGACGGTTTGCTTTTTACTCACCATCATTTAGACCATAATGAGGAGTTTGCTCCTATTTTTATCCAATCGCTTCTTGGTGGAAATAAAACAATTATTGCAGGACCAAAACAAACTACTTCGCTAATCGATAATACTATCGAAAATTATCGAGAAGATATTGATTATAGATTATCAAAATCTGGGAGAAGTTTAACTGATGTTAAATCCAATTTCACCGCTAAAAATTTAACAGGAAACACCATATTCTATATTGGAGAAATAAAAATCACTTACACACCTGTAAATCATACTATTGCTACACTCGCTTATCGTTTTGATGTAGAAAATGAATCCATTGTAATTTCTGGCGATTTAACCTACTCGGAATCATTACCAATTTTAGCTAAAAATGCGGATTATTTAATCATGGATTCTGGAGGAGCTATTGAAGTAGGTTCAAAAAGGAATGTGATTAAAAATAATAACAATAGAAACAATAGTCGAGCAAAAGAAAAAGCACATGTTAATTTAGCTGAAAGCTCTCAAATGGCAAAAGAAGCAAATGTTAAGAATTTAGTTTTAACACATTTCAACTTTACAAATGTGGATGAAGAAGCAACTTCAGCTGAAATACGAAAAAATTATAATGGTACCATTTTATATGGAGAAGACTTAATGTCCATAACTCTCAACCAAAACATCATTACAAACAAGCATTCAAATTTAAAAAATAGTTCCGCGCTTGTAAATACAGGGGTTCAAAATTATTATTCTAACACAAAAAAAAATTCTAAACCAACTGTAGCACAATTAAATAAACAACCTAAAAAAAATAAGAAATCGCAACAAACAGAGCAACGTGAAACAAAACCTTCAAATTATATTAGTCAGTATGCTAATGTTCCTGAAGGAGGTGTTGTAACGAGTGGAGAATTACCAGATTTAAATGCTTTTTCTGCGAATGGAAATTCATTAAAAATAAAAGAGTTAAGCAAAGGTAAGTATACCGTATTGGCTATGGGATGTTTAACTTGTCCGGAATTTCATAAAGCATATACTGGTATTGAGGCTTTAAACGTAGATTATGCGCCAAAAGATGTACAATTCTTTTTTGTGTATAAAAGTTTGCGTCACCCAGAATTAGATGGATATGTTGAAGCACAAAATATTTCGGAAAGATTACTTATGGTTAAAGAAGTAAAAAAGAAGTTAGGTACAAAAGTTCCATGGATTGTAGATGCTATGGATGATAACATTCGTATTGCTTTAAATTCTGGTTCTCAATCGGTATATTTAATATCTCCAGAAGGCAAGATTGTTAAAGGATGGGGTAAACTTAAAGAACAAGAGTTGCGCCAAATGTTAAGTGATAAGGTTGGAGCAGCAAGTACACTAACTACTATTAAAGACCTTGATTTACCTGTTATTAAGCGATACGAAAAACGTTTAAATGAAGAAACAAATACCACAATATATAGACCAGAAGGGTTAAATATTTTATCTATTGTACCTAAAAAACCTGAAGACACCTATTATGTTAAGTTACGTGCAGAAGCCGATAGAAATCTTATTGAAACGGGGAATGGTAAATTAGCATTAGGATTCTTTCCAGACCCTATTCTTGATGCTCATTGGAACAACCTAACGCCACCAATGAAATATGTTCTTGAATTACCAGAAGGAGTTACAGCTTCTCCACAAGAAGCAAGTGCTGAAAAAGGCCCTGGAGATAGCGACACTGAACCACGTCAATTTTGGGTAGATATAAAAGGAGCATCACCAGCAGATCAAATAGAATTAACGCTCCATTATTATGGATGCACTTCTAACATGTGTATGGCACTTACTCATAAATACACTATTAATATAACGCCAGAAGATAATGGCTCAAGAACCTTTGGTTTTAATAAAGGTAAACATAATAATAATAATAATAATAACAATAATAGCCAAAAAGCAAAAAATTCAGGGCCATCTTTTGAAAGAATGTTAGCCAATATGGATACTAACCATGATGGTAAAGTATCAAAATCTGAAGCAAAAGGTAAATTAAAAGAAAACTTTAATAAACGCGATAAAAATAAAGATGGTTATATTACAGAAGATGAATTGGCAAGAAGAAATCGATAA
- a CDS encoding erythromycin esterase family protein, producing MKKAFLLSTLFFSIQIIFSQINKDIHELNSIDKLLTEQVKEIIDTNIGKKKTVFLGEAVHHSGSDFLGKTEFIKYLVTKHGYKDIAFESDFFALLFDHDKHNLYTMWSKSKQCKELFEFLKENSVTIWGFDNKIHSRYSYQNFTKKLSEILKKDGIELNTEFTRLIKLIIKNQHNSRKELSQKEVDYLKNYIQKLQTNEKIKTNKVWNQILNSIESAIKLYTVKDNYSDKHRIKIRDKQMAKNLDFLVKTNPSKKFIVWLANGHMSKSNNGLMKGQTMGYQFRKLNPNSSYHIAFGSIRLPERKEKNIIKARKKSKNILSLLPSLESNYFLDSKKIISNNIELKNKIFNDMYIFNLPNNKTKLLNHFDALVFIAFGEEVKYEK from the coding sequence ATGAAAAAAGCATTTTTACTATCAACATTATTTTTTTCTATTCAAATTATCTTTTCTCAAATCAATAAAGATATTCACGAATTGAATTCAATAGACAAACTTTTGACAGAACAAGTTAAGGAAATAATTGACACAAATATTGGTAAAAAAAAAACTGTATTTCTAGGAGAAGCTGTTCATCATAGTGGCTCTGACTTCCTAGGTAAAACAGAATTTATAAAATATTTAGTCACTAAACACGGTTACAAGGACATCGCTTTTGAGAGTGATTTTTTTGCTTTGCTATTTGACCACGACAAGCATAATTTATATACAATGTGGAGTAAATCAAAACAATGTAAAGAACTTTTCGAATTTCTTAAAGAAAATAGTGTCACAATTTGGGGTTTTGACAACAAAATACATTCAAGATATTCATATCAAAATTTCACAAAAAAACTATCCGAAATTCTTAAAAAAGATGGAATTGAATTAAATACAGAATTTACAAGACTTATTAAACTAATTATAAAAAATCAGCACAATAGTAGAAAGGAATTATCTCAAAAAGAAGTTGATTATTTAAAAAATTATATACAAAAACTTCAAACGAATGAAAAAATTAAAACAAACAAGGTTTGGAATCAAATTTTAAATAGTATTGAAAGCGCTATTAAACTTTATACTGTAAAAGACAACTATTCTGATAAGCATAGAATCAAAATAAGAGATAAACAAATGGCTAAAAATCTTGACTTTTTAGTTAAAACTAATCCAAGCAAAAAATTTATTGTTTGGCTAGCTAATGGACATATGTCAAAATCTAACAATGGTTTAATGAAAGGACAAACTATGGGATATCAATTTAGAAAACTAAATCCAAATAGTTCTTATCATATTGCTTTTGGCTCAATAAGATTACCTGAAAGAAAGGAAAAAAACATCATAAAAGCTAGAAAAAAAAGTAAGAACATTTTATCTCTTTTGCCTTCTCTTGAAAGCAATTATTTTCTTGATTCGAAAAAAATAATATCAAACAACATTGAATTAAAAAATAAAATTTTTAATGATATGTATATTTTCAATTTACCAAATAACAAAACAAAATTACTGAATCATTTTGACGCTCTTGTTTTTATAGCATTTGGAGAAGAAGTGAAATATGAAAAATAA